The Tachysurus fulvidraco isolate hzauxx_2018 chromosome 26, HZAU_PFXX_2.0, whole genome shotgun sequence genome segment ATTATCCAATATTCATATTATCCTCATACATGAAATGTATACTGTAGTTAATTGTATTAACTGTTCAAAACAGAAACAACTTTCTTGTGGTTGTTCTGACACAGAAACTGCAATTAggcagaaatgtgttttttttttttgtgtgtgtgtgtgtgtgtgtgtgtgtgtgtgtgtgtgtgtgtgtgtgtgtgtgtgtgtgtgtgtgtgtgtgtgtgtgtgtgtgtctgtaaaatgCTGTATGTGAGGTTGCACTTCatcacaatgtaaaaaaaactctaGCCTTGCTTGACATTTCCAGGTTCCTCAATCTCTTTGGTCATTGTAGGTAAGATTTCTTTGGACAATGGAGATGCAGCAGAGACTCTCCAGGTCACAGAATGTGTATGAACAAACAATTCCAGAGGAACAAACCCAAACTGAGGAAATATACCGGACACCGCAGCtcccacaaaaaaaatctgcaagAAATGCTCCGGGTAAGAAAGAGTTCAAATCTGAATGCACAGATCCAGTAGGTGAACAAACTAAAGGATGTTCGAATGGCTAATGATTGATCATAAATAACTATGTATTTCATTTATTGTCAATAATTAAATCAGCTACTATTTTAATAGTGATTTTAATTTAtatgaattgtttttaaaatgtaggGAAGAAGAGAATGGTGCTACTTATCATGAACATTTTACTGACCATCGTCCTTTTGGTTACGGTGATACACTGTGAGTCGTGTACATTTTATCTTCtcaattgtgtttgtgtttaacttCAAGTGTGAGAATCATAACAATGATTAGTTACTGGTTTGAGTACAGAGAGTAAACTACACCGACACAGACAAAGATTTTGGGAGCACgaacagaaaaaagagataCCATAAATAGTCATTTGTTCTTTTGTAGACCACCACTTTAGACAAAGATGGCAAGCAGTGTTGAACAACCAGAAGACTAACCAAGGTAAATCTGACAGATGGAGATACTTGGCATTGCATTCCTCCTTTagggtgaaataaaacattgaacTTGTTCTTTTGTTGACTGTCACTTTAGACAAGGTGGGGCAGAAATTTTGATCAATCTGAAATCTAACCAAGTTAAATTTCCAATTAAATGAAGTAACAAAAGTTTCATTTATTGTGGCTGAGAGATGCAAAACTTTAATATCTTATAACAATCTGGCTATCACACCCTCACATGATCGTCGGCCTTCCTCGGATGCCCTATGCACAATATGAGCTCCACAAAGACATGGTTTGCTACAGTCAGTGgcctcactgaacaccttttgaTGAATACAAACACTGCATTACCGCTATAGTGGCTGTGTTCATATTGGACTGATCAGGTGTCcaaatatatttagaaatgtagTGTCTTCTAAAACATAATAtggattttattgattttccagagatgtggTATCTTCATggcaaagtgttttatttgttccGGAGTGATCAGGGTGACTGTGAAACAGCTACATTGTTTTGTGCCCTCAGGAAGGCCAAACTTACAACTGTAACAAAGTCCAACAgggtatacatactgtactgttcacacacacacacacacacacacacacacacacacacacacacacacacacacacacacacacaaacacacaaatttatATGTATACATTCTGTAAATATATGTCAATCTGTGCAGCTTACAAATGTCCTAATTCTGTTTCTCTGGgctattaagtgtgtgtgtgtgtgtgtgtgtgtgtgtgtgtgtgtgtgtgtgtgtgtgtgtgtgtgtgtaggactggCTGCATTCACAGATCAATGGAAAGTACATGCTAGTGCAAATGAGCCAGCCACAAAGTTCCGGAGATGGTTTCGATTTTGATACGGTATTTATGGTGAATATTTCTATATTGCATAAAATGCTTCATATTttctgagacatctccagttagactctgtgatactaaggagatctgaagtccatgatccttacaccaatacaacatttgtttgactgtatattacaatcacacccccagtgtcacccatatgaggatgggtcccccttgagttgggttcctctcaaggtttcctttaccaatttaagggagtttttccttgccactgctgcctgagtcacctcagacttgctcataggggaataaatacatacacattgtgaactatatatatctactaatcttaatttttttattctgttaattctttttcttttattattcgttatttctattattcctatgtttaccttcttctctatgtttatgttctgtaaagctgctttgagacaatatctattgtaaaaagcgctatacaaataaacttgaatttaattgaattttccATCTTAATCTCCACTCTGACATCTTACATCAATCTGACCTTTCAGCAAAGTATAAGTCCTACCTTAGAACCTACAATTACAGATGCTGCCACTGGTGACTCCTTTCCgaaaatgctaaataaagaCCAGTAAATACCATAAATCAGTACTTTCTGACCAGCAAGAATTTAACAGCACTTTGTTATAATCTTTCTAACCATGTTCACACCTATTTTCAGGTCGATGACGAGTCTGACTGCGAGATCTTCGGTGCGACCTCTCAACTCATTGAGGAGGTGGAACGGGTGGAGGGATGGGTGTGTGAAAGGGCAGCACAGGggttaaaatattaaagctttTTGAGCACTTAAAGGTTCTCCACATTGCGCCCATTGTAAATGCGCCAAcagagtgaaataaaaacagataaataaagaaaaatatgttcaaataatgtgagtaaatgagtgagtaagaAATCAATGGAGCctaacaaattatttattgatatgTGTTTCATACTTTTGCTGCACAGAATATAAgtaacatttacaaaataaaaacaaagatgcAACGATTCgaatttcatcatcatcaaaaaaaatatataaaaatggtCTTGTCAGTTTTCTAAATAACATTTGGTTGCATTCCTACTGATACACTGTTGTGCAGCATTAAAGGCAATCACAGTGTAACCAAAATTAACAATCACAAACAAAAGCTAATAGTTATTAATGAGGGTTAGAACTAG includes the following:
- the LOC113640209 gene encoding uncharacterized protein LOC113640209 isoform X3, which encodes MEMQQRLSRSQNVYEQTIPEEQTQTEEIYRTPQLPQKKSARNAPGKKRMVLLIMNILLTIVLLVTVIHYHHFRQRWQAVLNNQKTNQEMWYLHGKVFYLFRSDQGDCETATLFCALRKAKLTTVTKSNRDWLHSQINGKYMLVQMSQPQSSGDGFDFDTVDDESDCEIFGATSQLIEEVERVEGWVCERAAQGLKY
- the LOC113640209 gene encoding uncharacterized protein LOC113640209 isoform X2, with amino-acid sequence MEMQQRLSRSQNVYEQTIPEEQTQTEEIYRTPQLPQKKSARNAPGKKRMVLLIMNILLTIVLLVTVIHYHHFRQRWQAVLNNQKTNQEMWYLHGKVFYLFRSDQGDCETATLFCALRKAKLTTVTKSNRDWLHSQINGKYMLVQMSQPQSSGDGFDFDTVFMVDDESDCEIFGATSQLIEEVERVEGWVCERAAQGLKY